In Eucalyptus grandis isolate ANBG69807.140 chromosome 4, ASM1654582v1, whole genome shotgun sequence, the following proteins share a genomic window:
- the LOC120292955 gene encoding 1-aminocyclopropane-1-carboxylate synthase-like, whose amino-acid sequence MGYVSSNRKPLLSRKATNDGHAENCPYFDGWKAYYSDPFHATQNPSGVIQMGLAEHQLCFDLVQEWLVNNPEASICTKEGKDKFRDIAIFQDYHGLPEFRNAVAKFMGRVRGDKVKFDPDRIVMSGGATGAHELITFCLADPGDAFLVPTPYYPGFDRDLCWRTEARLLPVVCHSSNNFKVTRKALEEAYAKAVEANITVKGLLLTNPSNPLGTILDRDTLREAMSFINEKNIHLICDEIYAATVFRQPDFISIAEIIEEDQEYNRNLVHIIYSLSKDMGFPGFRVGIVYSYNDAVVECSRKMSSFGLVSSQTQYLIASMLSDDQFIGKFLLESAERLATRHNDFTDGLRQVGIKCLNGNAGLFLWMDLRGLLMDSTVEAETALWRVIINDVKLNVSPGSSFHCSEPGWFRVCIANMNEETTKLALARIREFVLRNGNKPNRKEKCWQSDLRLRLSFRRMDDVLRSPCIMSPRSPIPQSPLVRTRT is encoded by the exons ATGGGTTACGTTTCAAGCAACAGAAAGCCACTGTTGTCTCGTAAAGCAACCAACGACGGCCATGCCGAGAACTGTCCCTATTTCGATGGGTGGAAGGCCTACTACAGTGACCCATTTCATGCTACGCAGAATCCCAGTGGTGTCATCCAAATGGGTCTTGCAGAACATcag CTCTGTTTCGACTTGGTTCAAGAATGGCTCGTCAACAACCCAGAAGCCTCCATCTGCACTAAGGAAGGAAAGGACAAGTTCAGGGACATTGCCATCTTTCAGGACTATCATGGCTTGCCCGAGTTCAGAAAC GCTGTGGCGAAGTTCATGGGGAGAGTGAGAGGGGACAAGGTCAAGTTTGATCCCGACCGGATTGTCATGAGCGGAGGAGCCACAGGAGCTCACGAGCTGATCACATTCTGCCTGGCTGATCCTGGCGATGCGTTCTTGGTGCCAACCCCTTACTATCCAGG ATTTGATCGAGATTTGTGTTGGAGGACTGAAGCGCGGCTTCTCCCTGTGGTCTGTCACAGCTCTAACAATTTCAAGGTCACCAGGAAAGCTTTGGAAGAAGCATACGCAAAAGCTGTTGAGGCCAATATCACCGTGAAAGGGTTGCTCTTAACCAATCCATCAAACCCACTAGGGACCATCTTAGACCGAGACACGTTGAGAGAAGCCATGAGCTTCATCAACGAGAAGAACATCCACCTCATTTGCGATGAGATATATGCTGCTACAGTCTTTCGTCAGCCTGATTTCATAAGCATCGCAGAGATAATCGAGGAAGATCAAGAATACAATCGCAACCTCGTGCATATAATTTATAGCCTCTCAAAAGATATGGGTTTCCCTGGCTTCAGGGTTGGGATTGTGTATTCATACAATGACGCCGTGGTGGAGTGCAGCCGGAAGATGTCCAGCTTCGGTCTAGTATCCTCCCAAACTCAGTACCTAATTGCATCCATGTTATCGGACGATCAGTTCATTGGGAAATTCCTGTTGGAGAGTGCAGAGAGGTTAGCGACGAGGCATAATGATTTCACTGACGGACTTCGTCAGGTAGGCATCAAGTGCTTGAACGGCAATGCGGGTCTCTTCTTATGGATGGATTTGAGGGGGCTTCTGATGGACAGCACCGTAGAGGCAGAGACGGCTCTGTGGCGGGTCATAATCAACGATGTCAAGCTCAATGTCTCGCCGGGTTCTTCCTTTCACTGCTCAGAGCCAGGATGGTTCAGAGTTTGCATTGCCAACATGAATGAGGAGACCACGAAGCTTGCTTTAGCACGAATCCGAGAGTTTGTGCTGAGGAATGGCAATAAGCCGAACAGGAAGGAGAAGTGCTGGCAGAGCGACCTAAGGCTCAGACTCTCGTTCCGAAGAATGGACGATGTGTTGAGGTCGCCCTGCATTATGTCCCCTCGATCGCCCATCCCTCAATCACCACTGGTTCGAACCAGAACTTAA